Proteins co-encoded in one Zalophus californianus isolate mZalCal1 chromosome 9, mZalCal1.pri.v2, whole genome shotgun sequence genomic window:
- the CHD4 gene encoding chromodomain-helicase-DNA-binding protein 4 isoform X3 — MASGLGSPSPCSAGSEEEDMDALLNNSLPPPHPENEEDPEEDLSEAETPKLKKKKKPKKPRDPKIPKSKRQKKERMLLCRQLGDSSGEGPEFVEEEEEVALRSDSEGSDYTPGKKKKKKLGPKKEKKSKSKRKEEEEEDDDDDDSKEPKSSAQLLEDWGMEDIDHVFSEEDYRTLTNYKAFSQFVRPLIAAKNPKIAVSKMMMVLGAKWREFSTNNPFKGSSGASVAAAAAAAVAVVESMVTATEVAPPPPPVEVPIRKAKTKEGKGPNARRKPKGSPRVPDAKKPKPKKVAPLKIKLGGFGSKRKRSSSEDDDLDVESDFDDASINSYSVSDGSTSRSSRSRKKLRTAKKKKKGEEEVTAVDGYETDHQDYCEVCQQGGEIILCDTCPRAYHMVCLDPDMEKAPEGKWSCPHCEKEGIQWEAKEDNSEGEEILEEVGGDPEEEDDHHMEFCRVCKDGGELLCCDTCPSSYHIHCLNPPLPEIPNGEWLCPRCTCPALKGKVQKILIWKWGQPPSPTPVPRPPDADPSTPSPKPLEGRPERQFFVKWQGMSYWHCSWVSELQLELHCQVMFRNYQRKNDMDEPPSGDFGGDEEKSRKRKNKDPKFAEMEERFYRYGIKPEWMMIHRILNHSVDKKGHVHYLIKWRDLPYDQASWESEDVEIQDYDLFKQSYWNHRELMRGEEGRPGKKLKKVKLRKLERPPETPTVDPTVKYERQPEYLDATGGTLHPYQMEGLNWLRFSWAQGTDTILADEMGLGKTVQTAVFLYSLYKEGHSKGPFLVSAPLSTIINWEREFEMWAPDMYVVTYVGDKDSRAIIRENEFSFEDNAIRGGKKASRMKKEASVKFHVLLTSYELITIDMAILGSIDWACLIVDEAHRLKNNQSKFFRVLNGYSLQHKLLLTGTPLQNNLEELFHLLNFLTPERFHNLEGFLEEFADIAKEDQIKKLHDMLGPHMLRRLKADVFKNMPSKTELIVRVELSPMQKKYYKYILTRNFEALNARGGGNQVSLLNVVMDLKKCCNHPYLFPVAAMEAPKMPNGMYDGSALIRASGKLLLLQKMLKNLKEGGHRVLIFSQMTKMLDLLEDFLEHEGYKYERIDGGITGNMRQEAIDRFNAPGAQQFCFLLSTRAGGLGINLATADTVIIYDSDWNPHNDIQAFSRAHRIGQNKKVMIYRFVTRASVEERITQVAKKKMMLTHLVVRPGLGSKTGSMSKQELDDILKFGTEELFKDEATDGGGDNKEGEDSSVIHYDDKAIERLLDRNQDETEDTELQGMNEYLSSFKVAQYVVREEEMGEEEVEREIIKQEESVDPDYWEKLLRHHYEQQQEDLARNLGKGKRIRKQVNYNDGSQEDRDWQDDQSDNQSDYSVASEEGDEDFDERSEAPRRPSRKGLRNDKDKPLPPLLARVGGNIEVLGFNARQRKAFLNAIMRYGMPPQDAFTTQWLVRDLRGKSEKEFKAYVSLFMRHLCEPGADGAETFADGVPREGLSRQHVLTRIGVMSLIRKKVQEFEHVNGRWSMPELAEVEENKKMSQPGSPSPKTPTPSTPGDTQPNTPAPAPPAEDGIKIEENSLKEEESAEGEKEVKSAAPEATVECTQPPAPASEDEKVLVEPPEGEEKVEKAEVKERTEEPMETEPKGVADVEKVEEKSAVDLTPIVVEDKEEKKEEEEKKEVMLQNGETPKDLNDEKQKKNIKQRFMFNIADGGFTELHSLWQNEERAATVTKKTYEIWHRRHDYWLLAGIINHGYARWQDIQNDPRYAILNEPFKGEMNRGNFLEIKNKFLARRFKLLEQALVIEEQLRRAAYLNMSEDPSHPSMALNTRFAEVECLAESHQHLSKESMAGNKPANAVLHKVLKQLEELLSDMKADVTRLPATIARIPPVAVRLQMSERNILSRLANRAPEPTPQQVAQQQ; from the exons AAAATGAAGAGGACCCAGAAGAGGATTTGTCAGAAGCAGAGACTCCAAAgctcaagaagaagaaaaagcctaAGAAACCCCGGGACCCTAAAATCCCTAAGAGCAAGCGCCAAAAAAAGGAG CGTATGCTCTTATGCCGGCAGCTGGGGGACAGCTCTGGGGAGGGGCCGGAGtttgtggaggaggaggaagaggtggcTCTGCGCTCAGACAGTGAGGGCAGCGACTATACCCCtggcaagaagaagaagaagaagcttggacctaagaaagaaaagaagagcaaatccaagcggaaggaagaggaggaggaggatgacgATGACGATGATTCAAAG GAGCCTAAATCCTCCGCCCAACTCCTGGAAGACTGGGGCATGGAAGACATTGACCATGTGTTCTCAGAGGAGGATTACCGCACCCTCACCAACTACAAGGCCTTCAGCCAGTTTGTCCG ACCCCTCATTGCTGCCAAAAACCCCAAGATTGCTGTCTCCAAGATGatgatggttttgggtgcaaagTGGCGTGAGTTCAGCACGAACAATCCCTTCAAAGGCAGTTCTGGGGCTtcagtggcggcggcggcggcggcggcagtggCTGTGGTGGAGAGCATGGTGACGGCCACTGAAGttgccccacctcctccccctgtgGAGGTGCCTATCCGCAAGGCCAAGACCAAGGAGGGCAAAG GTCCCAATGCTCGGAGGAAGCCCAAGGGCAGCCCTCGGGTACCTGATGCCAAGAAGCCTAAACCCAAGAAAGTGGCTCCCCTGAAAATCAAGCTGGGAGGTTTTGGTTCTAAGCGTAAGAGATCCTCG AGTGAGGATGATGACTTAGATGTGGAGTCTGACTTCGATGACGCCAGTATCAATAGCTATTCCGTCTCTGACGGCTCCACCAGCCGCAGTAGCCGCAGCCGCAAGAAACTGCGAACcgctaaaaagaaaaagaaag GCGAGGAGGAGGTGACTGCTGTGGATGGTTATGAGACAGACCACCAGGACTATTGCGAGGTGTGCCAGCAAGGCGGTGAGATCATCCTGTGTGATACCTGTCCCCGAGCTTACCACATGGTCTGCCTGGATCCGGATATGGAGAAGGCTCCTGAGGGCAAGTGGAGCTGCCCACACTGC gagaaggaaggcatCCAGTGGGAGGCTAAGGAGGACAATTCAGAGGGTGAGGAGATCCTGGAAGAGGTTGGAGGAGACCCAGAAGAGGAGGATGACCACCATATGGAATTCTGTCGTGTCTGTAAGGATGGTGGGGAGCTGCTCTGCTGTGACACTTGTCCTTCATCCTACCACATCCACTGCCTGAACCCCCCACTTCCAGAGATCCCTAATGGTGAATGGCTCTGTCCCCGTTGTACG TGTCCAGCTCTTAAGGGCAAAGTTCAGAAGATTCTAATCTGGAAATGGGGTCAGCCACCATCTCCCACACCAGTGCCTCGGCCTCCAGATGCTGATCCCAGTACTCCGTCTCCCAAGCCCCTGGAGGGGCGGCCAGAGCGGCAGTTCTTTGTGAAATGGCAAGGCATGTCTTACTGGCACTGCTCCTGGGTGTCTGAACTGCAG TTGGAGCTGCACTGTCAAGTGATGTTCCGAAACTATCAGCGGAAGAATGATATGGATGAACCACCTTCTGGGGACTTTGGTGGTGATGAAGAGAAGAGCCGGAAGCGCAAGAACAAAGACCCTAAATTTGCAGAGATGGAGGAACGCTTCTATCGTTATGGGATAAAACCTGAGTGGATGATGATCCACCGAATTCTCAACCACAG TGTGGACAAGAAGGGCCACGTCCACTACTTGATCAAGTGGCGGGACTTGCCCTACGATCAGGCATCCTGGGAGAGCGAGGATGTGGAGATACAGGACTACGACCTGTTCAAGCAGAGCTATTGGAACCACAG GGAGTTAATGAGGGGTGAGGAAGGACGACCAGGCAAGAAGCTCAAGAAGGTGAAGCTGAGGAAGTTGGAGAGGCCTCCTGAAACTCCTACAGTTGAT CCAACAGTGAAGTATGAGCGACAGCCAGAGTACCTGGATGCTACGGGTGGAACCCTGCACCCCTATCAGATGGAGGGCTTGAACTGGTTGCGCTTCTCCTGGGCTCAAGGCACCGACACCATCTTGGCTGATGAGATGGGCCTTGGAAAGACTGTCCAGACAGCAGTCTTCCTCTATTCTCTCTATAAGGAG gGTCATTCCAAAGGCCCCTTCCTAGTGAGTGCCCCTCTTTCTACCATCATCAACTGGGAGCGGGAGTTTGAAATGTGGGCTCCAGATATGTATGTGGTGACCTACGTGGGTGACAAAGACAGCCGTGCCATCATCCGAGAGAACGAGTTCTCCTTTGAAGACAATGCCATTCGTGGTGGCAAGAAAGCCTCTCGCATGAAG AAAGAGGCATCTGTGAAATTCCACGTGCTGCTGACATCCTATGAGTTGATCACCATTGACATGGCTATCTTGGGTTCCATTGATTGGGCCTGCCTCATCGTGGATGAAGCGCATCGGCTCAAGAACAATCAGTCAAAG TTCTTCCGGGTGTTAAATGGTTACTCACTCCAACACAAGCTGTTGCTGACCGGGACTCCGTTACAAAACAATCTAGAAGAGTTGTTTCATCTGCTCAACTTTCTCACTCCCGAGAGGTTCCA caacttggaaggcttcttggaggagttTGCCGACATTGCCAAGGAGGACCAGATTAAAAAACTGCATGACATGCTGGGCCCTCATATGTTGCGGCGACTCAAAGCTGATGTGTTCAAGAATATGCCATCCAAGACAGAACTGATTGTGCGCGTGGAGTTGAGCCCTATGCAGAA GAAATACTACAAGTACATTCTTACTCGAAATTTTGAAGCCCTCAATGCTCGAGGTGGTGGCAACCAGGTCTCTCTGCTAAATGTGGTGATGGATCTGAAGAAGTGCTGCAACCACCCATACCTCTTCCCTGTGGCTGCGATG GAAGCCCCTAAAATGCCTAATGGCATGTATGATGGCAGTGCCCTCATCCGAGCATCGGGGAAATTATTGCTGCTTCAGAAGATGCTCAAGAACCTTAAGGAGGGTGGGCACCGTGTACTCATCTTCTCTCAG ATGACCAAAATGCTGGACCTGTTGGAGGATTTCTTGGAACATGAAGGTTATAAATATGAACGTATCGACGGTGGGATCACTGGGAACATGCGGCAAGAGGCCATTGACCGCTTCAATG CACCGGGTGCTCAACAGTTCTGCTTCTTGCTTTCCACTCGAGCGGGGGGCCTTGGAATCAATCTGGCCACTGCTGACACAGTTATTATCTATGACTCTGACTGGAACCCCCATAATGACATCCAG GCTTTTAGCAGAGCTCACCGTATTGGGCAAAATAAGAAGGTGATGATATATCGGTTTGTGACCCGTGCGTCAGTGGAGGAGCGCATCACGCAGGTGGCAAAGAAGAAGATGATGTTGACGCATCTAGTGGTTCGGCCCGGTCTGGGCTCCAAGACTGGATCCATGTCCAAACAGGAGCTTGATGACATCCTCAAGTTTGGCACTGAGGAACTATTTAAGGATGAAGCCACAGATGGAG GAGGAGACAACAAAGAGGGAGAAGATAGCAGTGTTATCCACTATGATGACAAGGCCATTGAGCGACTTCTGGACCGTAATCAGGATGAGACAGAAGACACAGAATTGCAGGGCATGAATGAATATTTGAGCTCGTTTAAAGTGGCCCAGTACGTGGTACGGGAAGAAGAGATGGGG gaagaggaggtagAACGAGAAAtcataaaacaggaagaaagtgTGGATCCTGACTACTGGGAGAAATTGCTGCGGCACCATTATGAGCAGCAGCAAGAAGATCTAGCCCGAAATCtgggcaaaggaaaaagaatccgTAAACAGGTCAACTACAATGATGGCTCCCAGGAGGACCGAG atTGGCAGGACGACCAGTCCGACAACCAGTCCGATTATTCAGTGGCCTCAGAGGAAGGTGATGAAGACTTTGATGAACGGTCAGAAG CTCCCCGCAGGCCCAGTCGTAAGGGCCTGCGGAACGATAAAGATAAGCCATTGCCTCCTCTGTTGGCCCGTGTGGGTGGGAATATTGAA GTACTTGGCTTTAATGCTCGTCAGCGAAAAGCCTTTCTTAATGCAATTATGCGATATGGGATGCCACCTCAGGATGCTTTCACCACCCAGTGGCTTGTGAGAGATCTGCGAGGCAAATCAGAGAAAGAGTTCAA GGCTTATGTATCTCTTTTCATGCGACATTTATGTGAGCCAGGAGCAGATGGGGCTGAGACTTTTGCTGATGGTGTCCCCCGAGAAGGCCTGTCTCGCCAGCATGTCCTTACTAGGATTGGTGTCATGTCCTTGATTCGAAAGAAG GTTCAGGAGTTTGAACATGTCAATGGGCGCTGGAGCATGCCTGAACTTGCTGAagtagaagaaaacaagaaaatgtctCAGCCAGGCTCACCTTCCCCAAAGACTCCTACACCCTCCACTCCAGGGGACACACAACCCAATACCCCTGCACCTGCTCCACCTGCTG AGGATGggataaaaatagaagagaatagccttaaagaggaagagagtgcagaaggagagaaggaggttAAGTCTGCAGCCCCAGAGGCCACTGTTGAG tgtACAcaaccccctgcccctgcctcagaGGACGAAAAAGTCCTTGTTGAACCtcctgagggagaggagaaagtggAAAAGGCAGAGGTGAAGGAGAGAACGGAGGAACCGATGGAGACAGAGCCCAAAG GTGTTGCTGACGTGGAGAAGGTAGAGGAGAAGTCAGCAGTAGATCTGACCCCCATTGTGGTAGAGGACAAAG aagagaagaaagaagaagaagagaaaaaggaggtgATGCTTCAGAATGGAGAGACCCCCAAGGACCTGAATgatgagaagcagaaaaaaaatattaaacagcgTTTTATGTTCAACATCGCAGATGGTGGTTTTACTG AGTTGCACTCCCTTTGGCAGAATGAGGAGCGGGCAGCCACTGTCACCAAGAAGACTTACGAGATCTGGCATCGGCGGCATGACTACTGGCTGCTGGCTGGCATCATAAA CCATGGCTATGCCCGGTGGCAGGACATCCAGAATGACCCACGCTATGCCATCCTCAATGAACCTTTCAAGGGTGAAATGAATCGTGGCAATTTCTTAGAGATCAAGAATAAATTTCTAGCCCGAAGGTTCAAG CTCTTAGAACAAGCCCTGGTGATTGAGGAACAGCTGCGCCGGGCAGCTTACCTGAACATGTCAGAGGACCCCTCTCACCCTTCCATGGCCCTAAACACGCGCTTTGCTGAGGTGGAGTGTTTGGCGGAGAGTCACCAGCACCTGTCCAAGGAGTCAATGGCCGGAAACAAGCCAGCCAATGCGGTCCTGCACAAAG TTCTGAAACAGCTAGAAGAACTGCTGAGTGACATGAAAGCCGACGTGACCCGACTCCCAGCCACTATTGCCCGGATTCCCCCGGTTGCTGTGAGGCTACAGATGTCAGAGCGCAACATTCTCAGCCGCCTGGCAAACCGAGCACCTGAACCTACTCCACAGCAG GTAGCCCAGCAGCAGTGA